The genomic interval GCAATGAACTTCTAACCACACTATTGGAGAGTGTCAGAGACCTTGATTTCTCTACCTATATAGAAAGTGGACTGGATGTGTTTGGCATCTGCTACGAACACCTTATCAAGATGTATGCGCTGAACAGCGGTACTAAGGGAGGCGAGTTCTATACTCCAGCAGAGGTGAGTTACCTGTTGGCGCAGATAGCAGCAGCAGGTCGAAAGACTGTCAACAAAGTTTATGACCCTGCTTGTGGTTCTGGTTCATTGTTGCTGAACTTCAATCTTGTGTTAGGCGCGAAGAATGTGCGAGAGGGATTCTTTGGACAGGAGATAAACCTAAAAACCTATAACCTCTGTCGAATGAACATGTTTCTGCACAACGTGAACTATGATCATTTCGACATCCAGCTTGGTGACACCTTGCTCGATCCCAAACACGAGATGGATGAGCCCTTCGATGCCATTGTGTCGAATCCACCTTACTCTGTGCCTTGGCCTGGCGATAGCGATATCACTTTGATTAACGATCCTCGCTATTCTCCTGCAGGTGTGTTGGCACCCAAGTCAAAGGCTGACTTTGCTTTTACGATGCACATGCTTTCGTGGCTATCCACAGAGGGTACGGCTGCCATCGTAGAGTTCCCTGGCATTCTCTATCGTGGAGGTGCAGAGCAGAAAATCAGAAAGTATCTGGTGCAGAACAACTATATTGACACCATAATCCAGCTACCCAGCAACCTTTTCTTTGGAGCCTCTATCGCTACTTGTATCATTGTGTTGAAGAAGAACAAGAGCGACAACCGAGTTTGCTTTATTGATGCCTCACAGGAGTTTGTTCACGAAGGCAATAAGAACAAACTTTCGCCAGCCAATCAAGAGCGAATCTATAAGGCTTGTATGGCGAAGGAAGAAGAAAAACACTTCTGTCATGTAGTGACAACAAAGGATATTGAGGCAGAGGATTACAATCTGAGTGTCAGCACCTATGTAGAGCAGGAAGATACTCGTGAGGCAGTTGACATTGAGAAACTGAATGCAGAGATAGCTGAAATTGTAGCTCGTCAAAGCACGCTACGCACTCAGCTGGATGCCATCATCAAGGAATTAGAGGAGGATGCAGCATGAGTGAGATAAAGAAACTTATCGAAAGACTTTGCCCAGATGGGGTTGAGTATAAGAAGTTGGGGGAAGTTTGCGTTATGCAACGCGGAACTTCAATGACTAAAAAGAATGCAGTTGAAGGCGATATTCCTGTTATATCAGGAGGAAAAGAACCTGCTTTCTATATTAATAAGTCTAATCGTGAAGGCGAAACAATAACAGTAGCAGGAAGTGGTGCAGGAGCAGGTTATGTGCAATACTGGAACAAACCAATATTTGTCAATGATGCATTTTCGGTTAAAGGTTCTGAAGAATTGCTTACAAAATATGTGTACTATTGCATGAAAAATATGCAAGAGCAGATTACTGGTACTCAAAAAGGTGGTGGTGTTCCTCATGTACACATTTCCAGCATTGATAACTTCGAAATCCCTGTACCTCCCATCGAGGTGCAGAGTAAAATTGTCGAGTATCTCGACAATTTTACGGAGCTAGAAGCGGAGCTAGAAATAAAGTTAGAAGCGGAGCTAGAAGCAAGGCGAAAGCAATACGAATATTACAGGAATCAACTCCTGACATTCGACAAAGATAAAGGGGCAAGATTTGATGTAAAGTGGATGAAGATGAGTGAGGTTGGAACATTTACAAGAGGAAAACGTTTTGTGAGGACTGATATCGTTGAAGATGGAGTTCCCTGCATCCACTATGGGGATATGTACACCTATTATGGCTTGAAAGCATACAAAGCGAAAACTCACCTTACACCTGAAAAAGCGCAGAAAATGCGTTTTGCAAAAAAGAATGATGTAGTAATTGTTGGAGCTGGTGAAAACAAAAATGATATAGGTGTAGGTGTCGCATGGTTGGGAGAAGAAGATGTTGCAGTGCATGATGCCTGTTATATTTTCTCAAGCGATTTATACCCACAATACGTATCACATTTCTTAAGAACAGAATCATATCATAAACAAATTTATCCTCTTGTTTCTGAGGGAAAGATTTGTTCTATCTCAGCGCAGAGTATAGGTAGGGCAATTATTCCTATCCCCCCATTGGAAGAGCAACAAAGAATCGTCTCCATCCTTGACCGCTTTGAGACACTGACTACCGACCTGCAGAGTGGTTTGCCAGCAGAGATTGAAGCAAGGCGCAAACAATACGAATATTATAGAGAGAAACTATTGACATTTAAGCGATATGGCAAATTACAATAGCTACCCTTATTCTCGCATGTTTTCTTTTATTGAGAGAAAATGCGATATACTTAATGACAAAAAGAATTACATTAAGTATATTCTTTCAATGGAGTATGCTAATTCATTAGATGAACTCATCAAAATATACAATAACAGTTATAAGATATTAGCTTATTTGTTTTTTGAAAACAAAAGACTTCCTAAGAATTGGTATGTGACTGAAACCTGGGGACATGACAATAACTGGCTTTTAGACGATTTAAACTTCTGCCTAAATGAAAATATTCTAAACTGGATAAGAAAGCAAAATATGCCAACGGAAAGTCAGGCTCTTGCCTGTCTTGCAAATTTGCACGATTCCAAAAATACAAATTATGTCCAAAATCAAATTCTTTCAATAGTTGCTCCGAAAGTATATAAGGGAATAGAACATTTATCAAGGGTCAGATCTAACTTAACAAATATTCGTAAGCTTATTGAGAAAGGCGCAAGAGACTTAAGGGTTAAATCTCAATACATATCAAATTGTCGATATATGTCTGGCAATGGGCGGATATTCGACATTGCGGAAATATCTGTTGGTAATGATATCGGAATTAATTTTGAAAATCTAAAAGAAGAATACGAAAATGAAATCATTAGAATTAAAAAAGAGGAGGAAGAAAAGCAGAGAATAGAAAAAGAAAAAGGAATAAAACTAAAAGAGATTGGTATTATACTATCTATCATTTATATCGTTATTATTGTTATCTGGTATATAAACAATCTTTCTATATTTGAGGATGGTTGGAAATATTATCTTTTTTTTGTTTTTGTAGGAATAATATGCTTATTAATGAGCTACGGAATTACACGAGAACGAAAAAGAAAGAAAAAATTATCAGAATTAGAACTTAAATCTGAAAGGGAATTTAAGAAAGCTGCTATTGTTTTATTTTCATTGCCATTATGGTTACCAATAATTGCTTTTATCAATTTTATAGCGCATGGCATTTTTAAGGCTATATTTTTTATACTGGTAATATTAGCACTTATATCATTACTATAAAAATCTTTTAGCAAACAATTGATTATATGAAAATAATATTTATTTTATTTATCGTAGTCTTAATTAGCGGGATTTCGAATGCCCAAAGTATGTTATGCATTTACAAGGGCGGCTATAGGCAAGGCGCAAACAATACGAATACTATAGAGAACAACTATTGACATTTAAGCGTAAGACAGCATAATGGCAGAAATATTAGATATCATTTCACAGAATACTCAGAGTACGGTTGTTGCTGAGTATGTGCGCGAGGAACGCGAGAGGGAAACAGGTTACCAAAGTGAGAGTGACTTGGAAAATGAACTGATTGCCCAGCTTCAGCGACAGGGATATGAGTATTTTCCTATCCACAACGAAACGGAGCTGATTGCCAATTTGCGCCATCAGCTGGAGGTGTTGAATGACCTCAAGTTTACGGATGGCGAGTGGCAACGTTTCTTTAAAGGCGAGATTGCCAACGAAAGTAAAGGCATCAAAGAAAAAGCCTTTACCATTCAGCGCGACTCAAAGAAGAGTTTTGTGCGTGATGATGGTTCTCAAATCAATATCAATCTGATAGACAAAAAAGACATTCACCATAACTCTACACAGGTAATAAATCAATATGCGGTGAAAAGTGGCAGTCAGGACAATCGCTATGATGTAACTATCTTGGTAAATGGCTTGCCATTGGTGCATATAGAACTGAAGCGCAGGGGCGTGTTGCTCAAAGAGGCTTTCAATCAGATAAACCGATATGGAAGAGAGTCGTTTTGGGCTGACAATGCTTTGTTTGAGTTTGTGCAGATATTTATAATAAGCAATGGTACCACAACAAAGTATTATA from Prevotella sp. E13-27 carries:
- a CDS encoding restriction endonuclease subunit S, giving the protein MSEIKKLIERLCPDGVEYKKLGEVCVMQRGTSMTKKNAVEGDIPVISGGKEPAFYINKSNREGETITVAGSGAGAGYVQYWNKPIFVNDAFSVKGSEELLTKYVYYCMKNMQEQITGTQKGGGVPHVHISSIDNFEIPVPPIEVQSKIVEYLDNFTELEAELEIKLEAELEARRKQYEYYRNQLLTFDKDKGARFDVKWMKMSEVGTFTRGKRFVRTDIVEDGVPCIHYGDMYTYYGLKAYKAKTHLTPEKAQKMRFAKKNDVVIVGAGENKNDIGVGVAWLGEEDVAVHDACYIFSSDLYPQYVSHFLRTESYHKQIYPLVSEGKICSISAQSIGRAIIPIPPLEEQQRIVSILDRFETLTTDLQSGLPAEIEARRKQYEYYREKLLTFKRYGKLQ
- a CDS encoding type I restriction-modification system subunit M, translated to MATINKEDLKRELGNLIWKMATNLVHGGKVSSVQFMDYTLGTLFYRFISENITDYCNKLMTDAGVPNADYLHMDDAMAENARAQIVKAKGFFILPSQLFKRVADGAKSNDELNTTLANNFRAIEESAIGTPSEDDVRGLFNNFNTNDQGLGTTVAERNELLTTLLESVRDLDFSTYIESGLDVFGICYEHLIKMYALNSGTKGGEFYTPAEVSYLLAQIAAAGRKTVNKVYDPACGSGSLLLNFNLVLGAKNVREGFFGQEINLKTYNLCRMNMFLHNVNYDHFDIQLGDTLLDPKHEMDEPFDAIVSNPPYSVPWPGDSDITLINDPRYSPAGVLAPKSKADFAFTMHMLSWLSTEGTAAIVEFPGILYRGGAEQKIRKYLVQNNYIDTIIQLPSNLFFGASIATCIIVLKKNKSDNRVCFIDASQEFVHEGNKNKLSPANQERIYKACMAKEEEKHFCHVVTTKDIEAEDYNLSVSTYVEQEDTREAVDIEKLNAEIAEIVARQSTLRTQLDAIIKELEEDAA